From the Streptococcus sanguinis genome, the window GAATAAGAGCGAGTCCGACTAGCTTCAGCAGGTCTTGCTTCATTAGAGGTCTCAGCTGTTTGATTAGCTTCTTGCGCCTTTTCAGGTGTCACTTGCTCTGGGGCAGAAGCTGGACTTACCAGCTGATTTTGATTAACAATTGCTTCTGAGTTAGCTGTTTCAGAAACAGCGGATGTTGCTGTATTCTCAAGAGCAGGCTGACTGACTGGCTGACTCATAGCAGAGTCCGTCGGTTTTTCGGGCAGTGAGATATTATCATCTACAGATCCGCTGGCAGTTTCATCTGCATTGACTGTAGCCGCAGTACCTAAAAGGAAAACGGTAGATAATAATACCGAGCAAACTCCGACATTTAATTTTCGAATCGAAAACTTGTTTAAATGGGGGTTAAATAATTCTTTTCCCATAGAATCTCCTATATTAATATTTAATAGCAATTGGTATTATACAACATTTATATTTAGTTAGCCATGGATATGACTGTAGTTGAGGGGCATAGTGTCCAAAAATAGACACATAAAAAAAAGACTCCATTTTTATAGCAAAAAAAGAAGATCCGCAAACGAATCTTCTCACTTTTAACCTTCTGATAAAACCTTATCTAATTTTTCCTGTAGGGCTGCTAATTCCCAACCTTCGATTTCTTTTAGCTCATGATTGGTTACTGCCAGCCCCTCATATTCGAGTCCGCAGTTCTGGCAAAAGCGGCTCATCACGTAGTCCAGCATTTCAATTTCTTTGCTAGGTTGAGAACCTTGCAGGAGGAAAAACACCTTTTTGCCCTTGAGTGCTTCCTGCGGCTCATGCACATCAGCCAATCGGTCCAACAGGGTTTTTAGCAGACCCGAAAAAGACCACCAATAAATAGGACTGGTAAAGACCAGTACATCAGCCTGACTCAGTTGCTCATAGACTTGAAAGAACTGGTCGTTTTCTGCTGACTGGCCATATTGCTCAATGTGGTAGTCCACTAATTGAAGGGCCTCGTAATCTCTATCCCGCAAAAAAAAAATGCCCAAACTTAAAACTATTACCATTCCTATTCGGACTGGCGTTTACCAAATAAATCATAGCTTCTCTTCTCCTCTATTCTTTTTCCAATTATATCAAAAAAGAGGGAAGCAAACAATGCTCACCCCTACTATTTATTCCGACTTTTCCATATCTTCTTTCATCTCATCCATATTAAACTTAGCAAAGAGATACTTGCGATCTTGTACCGGGAAACGCTGATCCAGCTGGTCTACAGCGCCCAACTCGACGACACCTTCCTTGATAACAAAATCCATAACATGTCCACCAAAAGTTAAATCATCCGATACAAAATGCAGATGATAGCCTGCCAGACTGACCCCGTGGAAAATCTCAGGCGTCCAGATACCAACGATGGTGCCCGTGACATTTTCCTTACGATACTCAGGCTGGTTGACTGCTACTTCTGCAAACTTCCGTTCCGTCGTAGACTTGGGAATCATCCGAACATGCATATGAGCAAAATCACCGTGAATCTTGATAGAGCGGAAAAGATTTTCCCCATCATAGTAAGACTCAATTCGCTTTTCTAGCTCCTTGTCATCCATCTCAAAGCGCTGACGGAAAATGACCTCCGCCTGATGTGGAACAACTGCCGCATAAGGTACTGTCATATCCGGTGACACCTCAACCACTTCTGGCACTTCTCCAGAGCCCTTTGCTTGATAAGCCTTACCATCGAGAATAATAAGCTCACCATCAATAGAGTCCAGTGTTCCCAAGCCCAAATCTCCATACTGAAGCAGCTCTCCAACAGTCATACTGCCATCGTAAAGACCAGCCATCAAAGCTCCCAAAGTATTATATTGAAATAATTTGATTGGTTCTGCCATCTTTTTCCTTAATCTTTCTCTTCTTATAAATATTATTGCCCATCCAGCTAAGTTTTTTCATCTTTATTACATTGGCTTACTGAATTTCTACGCCAATCATTATACCATAAATCTCGGGAAAGGGCTGAGCGAGTGCTTCTTCAGCTATTATAAACTTTCATAAAGCTCCTGCATACTAGCATCATCAGGTACCAATCTCAGGTAAGAAGCAGCAGCCCTTTTAGCTTCTTCAAATCTGCCTAATTCTCGCAAAAGATAGACATACTGCTCTAGAAACTCTGGATTATCATGCAATTCACGAGCCAGTTGATTATAGAGTTCCTCTGCTTTTTCCAGATTTTCCAAAGCCTGATAAGCACGCGCCAGATTCCAGCGGGTCAAGGCATTATCGACTTCTTGCTCAGCAAATTCTAAAATATCTTCATAGCGCTCCTGCTCCAAATAAAGAGTAGTCAATCGCAAGGCAATCTCTTCCAAATCATCCGCATCTTCCTGAGCTTGCAAGAGATAATGTTCAGCCGCTTTCTCATCATGAAGTTCATAAGAAAGCTGCGAGGCTAAAAGCAAGAGCCGAGTCTCAAAAGGATTCTTAGCCAAGCCCTGCTGGGCAAGAGTCAAGGCTTCAGCCGTCCGATGCTCCGCATGAAGAGACAGGGCATAGCCATATTCGTAGCCTTCAAAATCCGGTGACAGAGTATCCAGTTGCTTGAAATAAAGATTGGCCTTCTGGTATTCTTCCTGGTCCGCTAATATAGTTGCCAGCTCATAAACCGCAGCATCGTCATGCTCCAGCTCAACCGCTTTCTCCAAAAACTCAATAGCCGCTGCAAATTTTCCAAGACTGGCATAGCATACCCCAATTCGCTGATAGGTTGAGACGCCTGTCTGCTCTAAGATTGAGCGATTGTCTAGCTGGGAGTATTCCTTAATCGCCTGTGAAAAATCCCCCAGCTCCAAATCTATCTCAGCCAGACCAAAGGTTATCAAAGGCTCATCAGTCAGCTCTGCTGCCTGAGCTAATTTTTCTCGAGCCACATCAGGAAGCCCCTCTAGCTGATAGAGGTCAGCCTTAGCCAAGAGAGCAGCAACATACCAATCACTATCTGGCTGAATCTCCTCCAGATAGGCAAAAGCCTGCTCCAACTCTCCATCATCACTGGCAATAGCTGCCAAGCTGATATAAGAAGCCGGATAGTCAGGGGCCAACTTTTCAAAAATACGCTTGGCCTGAGGGAAAAAGCCGATACTCTCTAAGTAATCGGCCAAATCCAATAATTCTTCTTCGCTGTCTGTAGTCAGGGCTTGCTCGAAATAGCGATCAGCCAGAGCTAGGTCCTGCTCCTGTAAAGCTGCCAACATTTGCTCACTCTTGCTCACTGATTTCTCCTTCTTGTTCAAAATCGGCTTCGTAGAGGCCACTTACTTTCTGATACCACTTAAAGATGGCTGCAATGGCTACTTTTGCTGAAGCATAGGCGGGAATTCCCAGGAAAACGCCCCAAATGCCAAACATGGTACCAGAAGTCAATAATACGAATAAAATCGTAATTGGATGAATGCTGAGCTGACTGCCCAAGACCAGAGGAGAAACAAAACGCCCCTCGATAGTCTGTTCAACAATGAAAACAACAATGACTTTAGCCAGCATCACTGGACCGCCAGCAATCAAACCGATGGCCAGAGCCGGAAGCATAGCCAAAAAGCTGCCCAGATAAGGCACCAGATTGAGAACGCCGGCAATTACTCCAAGAGTGACACCATAGCGCAGACCAATAATCTTGAAGAAAACAATAAACATCAGAGCTACAATGATAGCAACCGTCACCTGACCTCGCACATAATTAGCCAACTGGCTGTTGATATCCGTCATCACTTGACCAAAGGATTCGCGGAATTTAGTTGGCAGAAACTGGGTCACATAGCCTTTCAGATTTTTCCCATCTCTCAGCAGGTAAAAAAGGATAAAAGGCATGATGATAATTGCCACGATGATCTGCGAAGTTGTACTGATTAAGTTCCCCGCCCAGTTAACTGCTCGCGATGAAAAATTGCTGGCCCAATCGGTAATCTGGCTAGATAGATTGCTAGTGTATTCTTCAATCTGCGGCTTGAAATCTGCCGAAATATACTTGGTCACAACATCGTCGATGAACTTGTCAGCCTGCTTCAGATAAGCCGGAACATTTCTGACAAAGGCCATGACCTGATGCTGCAAGCTAGGAATAGCAACAGCCAAGCCCCAGATAATCAAAAAAGCAATTAAAACAAAGACAATGGTAATAGCAACCAGTCGATTAATCTTATGCTTTTCCATCCAGTCGACGATTGGATTTAACAGATAATAAAGCAGGCCAGCTAAAATAACCGGCAGCATAATCACTCCCAAGAATTCAATGACTGGACTAAAAATAAAACTGATTTTACTAAGTATAAAAATATTCAGTCCCATCAAAAGTGTTACTAAAAATACTGTAATGGCCTTGTTATCCAAAAACCATTTAAAAAACCAAGATAGGCTAAAATCTTTCTCTTTGTGCTCCATATTCTCCTCCTTTGACTTGTCATTTCATTGTAACATTTTTCGGAGAAAAATTCTCTGCTCAGCTATAGGGAAAAGCAAAAAAAGAGAGGTGCCAGAAAACTTGTATTTTTCGCAAAATACAGCTTCTGACTTCCCTCTTCGGTTCCTGCAAGGCCAGCTAGAATGCAAGGTTATTTCTCGACAGTTGGCAGAAAAATGCTAAAGCGCATCTTCCGCCCATCAACGGCTTCAAACTGATATCGCAGACCATGCTTATCCAAAATCTGCTGAACGATAAAGAGTCCCAGACCAGTTCCGCCATCCTTGCGATTGCGACTGTAGTCTGGCCGGTAGAAAGGCTGAAAAATCTGCTGAATTTGGTCTTTGTTCAAAACTCGTTCCGCCTCATTTTCGATGACTAGCTTACGCTCTTCCAGCCTGAGTAGAATCTGTCCGCCTTCTACTGTATAATGAAAGGCATTGTCCAGAAGATTTTTGATAGCCTTGAGCAGATAGGTGCGGTTACCCTTGACCTTCGCTTCTGCCAGCTCAACCTGAAAATGGTAGTGTCTGACATCTGCTAAAACTCGATAGGTGCTCAGATTTTCCTCCAAGACCTGCTTGAGTGAAAAGACTTCCTGTTCGGTTTCAGTCTTCATCTCCAGTTTAGAAATGGCTAAGATAGACTGGACTAACTCCGACTGCTCCTCTAGGATTTCTCGGCACTTCTGCAAGTACTTGTCGCGATCCTTGAACTCTCCTACACCATAGATCATGCCATCAACCATCCCCATCATGCTGGTAATGGGTGTCTTGAGCTCATGTGATGTCATCCGCAAGAACTCAGCCTTTTCCCGCTCGCTTTCTGCTACCTTTTCATTTTCTAGGCGCAGAGCTTCAATACTGGTCAGTAGATTAGCATAGAGGTGATTGATGTCTTGGGCCAGTTCGGCAATCTCATCACGCCCCTTGACCTGACAGGTCACATCTGGAGCCAGACTCGTCATTTGACGGGTACTCTTAGAGATGGCTTTGATACGCTGACTGGAAGTCCGACTGTAGAGATAGGCAGCCAGGCCACCCAGACTCAGAGATATGAGCAAGACAAATGGATAGAGATTGAGCAAAATCCGACTAGCATCAGAAACCGGCTGTAAGGAATATTCCCCTCTCAGGACAACTTCTTTACCATCTGAAGTTCGAAAGCTTTCTGATAAACTCTTGCTCTCATAGTCACTATTGGCAATCGTTGGAACGATAGTCAGCTGCAGAGAGCTTTCATCGCCAGCTTCAAGAGAGGGATAGAGGATCGTATTGTCTTTCGCTAGCAAGGTAAACCAAATCAGATTGCTCTTTTTACTATAATCACTCAACAGCTCGCCGATTTCCTGACTGGACTTTCCCTTGACTTGCTTGGAAACTTGGTCAAATTCCCGCTGAGCTTCTCCACTCTTAACCTGCTGATAATACACCGGCATGGCAAAGTAAAGACTGGCTAGAACGATAGTCACCACCACGAAAATGATGGACGAGGTCAAGAGAAAGTTCTTTTTGACAATTTTCACTTGTCTTCTCCTCCAAGCTGATAACCCATACCCGTAATGGTTTTCAGCGGCACACCTGGAATCTTTTTGCGGATATTCTTGATATGATTATCCAGCACCCGACTATCCAGCTCGCTGTAGCCCCAAATGGTAGTCATCAGCTGATCTCGGGTCACCAAATGCCCCTTCCTCTTAGCCAGAGTCTGCAAGATTTCATATTCTTTCTTGGTCAGAGGCATCTTCTCACCCTGCCAGTAAACCGTGCAGTCATCAATAGAAACCGTCAGGTCGCCAACAGCAATCTCTGAAGCAACTGTATTTCTGCGCAGAATATTCTCAATCCGTTTGACCAAGATTAGCGGTGAAAAAGGCTTGGTTACATAATCACTGATGAGATGATTAAAGCTGACTAGCTGGGTATACTCGTCATCCAGAGCTGTCAAAATCATGACCGGAATCTGAGAAGTCTTGCGGATTTCCTTCAGTACTTCCAGACCGCTCTTGGTAGGAAGCATCATATCTAAGATGACCAGATCAAAGGGCTCTTCTTCAAAAGCCTGTAAGGCATCGCCACCATCAAATACTGGCCTTACCTCATACTGACTTTCCTTTAAAAACTCGCAAATCACTTGATTAATCGTCGTATCATCTTCCACCACTAGAATCTTGTGCATACTTAGCTTTTTCTCCTTTACCTATTCAAATCGCAGGGCTTCGATCGGATCCAGCTTAGATGCTTTCACAGCTGGCAGGAGCCCAAATACTACTCCTATTATACAACAAAAGAGCAAACTTACAAAGACAGAAAAGAGGGATAGAATATACGGATAGGCTAGAGACTGGGTGATGGCAAAGCCCGAGGCGATACCAGCTACCACGCCAATAATCCCTCCCATCAGAGTCAGGATAACTGCCTCAATCAGGAACTGCTTGAGAATGATCTTCCGCCGAGCTCCCAGAGCCTTTTTAATCCCGATTTCACGAGTCCTCTCTGTCACTGAAACCAGCATGATATTCATAACACCGATACCTCCGACTAGGAGGGAGATACTGGCAATACCCGCTAGCAAGACGAAGTTAGACTTGTTGAGATTATCCAGCTGCCGTTCAAATTCCTGTAGGTTGAGCACGCCAAACATATAGTCTGACGGTGGCATTTGCTGATTGAGGTAATCACTAACCTTCTTGGCTACCTTCTTCAAATCATCTGCCTTATGGGTTTGGACGGTCACTTCAGGACTGACATTAATGGTATCAAAAATCCGATGCCACTGCTGCAGGGGAATATAGGCCACCTTTTCCGCACCAGCTGTTAAGCCACTCTGCTCTGTGGACTCAAACACGCCAATGACCTTGAAAGGATTGCCCAAAACTTCCACATATTTGCCAATGCCATCCCCCTTTGGAAAAAGACTGTCATAAAGGGACTTTTCCAGATAGGTCACCTGTTCTTGATTTTTAAAGGCTTCTGAGTCAAATTCTTCACCTTCTAGCAGACGTTGCTGCTTGATGTCAGCGGCTGTCTGCGAAACAGCCTGAATCTTCCCAGATGACTTTTGGCTCAGATAGTAAATCTTCTCATCTGTACCATAGGTCAGCAGAGCATTCTTGACCCCAGAGATTTCCTTAATCTTGCTTAATACATCCTCTCCCATAAAGGGAATATAAGAAGGCTTCTGAGCTTGAGATTTCTCTGGAATGGTCGGATCGATGGCGCTTTTCTTGTCATAGACGACCTTGATTGTGTTATTGTTGCCGCCGATGAGCTGACGCTTGGTATTTTCCGTATTTCCCTCAATGATAGAAAAGATAGCGATGATAGCGCCTATCCCGATGATAATCCCCAACATGGTCAGCATAGAGCGCATTTTATGCGACAAGATTGAATTCAGAGCTACAAAAATATCTTCCATACAGCTTCCTTTCTATCCTATCGCTTTGCTCTCTATATTACCGTCCCGCAGGATAACCGTCTGCTTGCAGAGTTGGGCTACTTCCGGCTCATGGGTAATGATGACAATGGTCTTACCCTCATCATTAAACTGCTTAAAGAGGTCCATAATCTGCACACTGGTCTTGGTATCCAGTGCCCCCGTTGGTTCGTCCCCAAGGATAAAGCTGGGATTAGTTACCAAGGCTCGCGCAATGGCTACCCGTTGCTTCTGACCACCGGACAGCTCCATAGGTTTGAAATCACTTCTTTCTTCCAGCCCGACCAACCGCAGCATTTCCAGAGCCCGCTCCCGTCTCTCTTTTTTAGGAATTTTCATGTAAGTCAGAGGCAGTTCCACATTTTGACAGGCCGTTAGCTTGGGCATGAGGTTAAAATTTTGAAAAACAAAGCCAATCTTCTGATTACGCAGATCGGAAAGCTGATTGTCAGATAGCTCAGACACATCGGTCCCTTCAATATGATAAGTCCCTGAACTTGCCTTATCCAGACAGCCGATAATGTTCATCAGAGTGGACTTGCCAGATCCAGACGGTCCCATGATAGCCAGAAAATCCCCCTCTTTCACATGCAGATCAATTCCTTTTAAAATTGGAAATTCCTGACTGCCCTGCTGATAAGATTTGTGGATATCCTTAAGCTTTAACATGCTGTCCTACCTCCATCCCTTCTTCCATACCTGCTCTCGGTGTTGAAATGGTATCCTGCATAGTCAGACCTTCTGTAATCTCTACCAAACGGTCAGAAACTTTCTTGGTCTTGACTTCCTGCATTTTCAGAGTCTTGCCCTCTACCTTCCAGACATAGGTCTTGCCATTTTTACTGAAAGTATATGCCTTATTGACAACTACCTTTCCTGCCTCGGGAGCATTCTCCACGATGTTGACATAGGAATGGGAGCCCACCAGTGGCATTTCGCCACCCTGATCCAGCTCAACTGTATAAGGATACTTACCTTGGTTGGGATTTTCCTGTTGCTTATTCCCACCATTATTATTGGAAGTATTTTCTGCTGTCAGACTGCCGACCTGAGTTACCGTACCACTCCAGCGTTTCTTAGGATCCTTGCGATCCACCACTTCCACTTTCTGGCCGACACTCAGCTTTTCACGGTCAAATTCACTGACAGTCCCTTTGACCAGAGTTTTGGACTTGTCCATAATCTCAATAAAGTTTTCTTCTTCTTTTTTGGCCTTGGACTGATTAGGCAAATCTTCATTCATAGAGGTAATTGTTCCTGCTGTATCGGCAGTCACAGTATCATACTTCATCCGGTCTGATTCAGTCTGAGCTGTCACCTGAGCCTTTTCAGCCTCAATCTGAGCTGTCGTCACTTCACTATCCGCAGTCTTAGCATCGCTCAGTGCCTGAGCCAGCTCGTCTTCAGCTGACTTTATCTGCTCCAGCAATGACTCATCCTGACTGGAATTGTATTTGTCCTTGAGTGAGTTTAAGCTGGCCAACTTGCGATTATAGGTTTCCCATTTAATCGCAGCGCTGTTTTGAGCGGCTGTAATGCCATTTGCCTTGGACTGGGCATCATATTGAGCCGACTGGGCTGTCAATTGCTGCTCTGTCGCATAGGAAAAGAGCGGCTGTCCTTGTGTAACGGTATCACCATTTTTGACAAATACTTCCTTGACTTCCCCCTTCGAAGGGTCAATCTTGACCTTACTGCTATTGTTGGCAACTACTTCCCCAGATAAAACCAGGCTTGTTTTTTTACTGTTATTGACAGCTTCTTGGACTGTCAGCGAATCAATCGTCTTATCTACCATTTTCATGGCCTGTTGTTGATTGATCTGTCTAAAATACAGATAGCCTCCCAGTCCAGCACAAGCGAGAATGACCGTGCTGCCCAATAGAATGGTCTTACGATTCATTTTTTTTCTTCGAAACATATTGCCTCCAACCTACATGTTTTAATCTTTATTCAGCTTCTGAGCTAGATCCTGATCCATCTTCTGGAATTTCCTCACCATCTGCTGGAATTTGGATAACGTTCCCATCAGGCATTGTGTATTCTGTCACTTCTTTGCCATCAACTGTCTTGGTCTTCTTATCAACAGCATCTTTCTGGAAGTCCACTTGTTTTCCATCCTTAATTTCTGAGTTATCAGCTTCTTTATTTCCGCATGCGGCTAAAAAGAATCCTGACATTCCGATAAGAGCAACGAGCATAGCAATTTTTTTAACGTTCATTTGATTTCTCCTTTGTTTGACAAGCAGGAAGTTTGTTGCTTCCTGACAGTAATTGTTTTTTTGAACAATTCTATTCTAACAAAGCCATCTATCCCCTTCCTACCCACTATCTGTTTTTTATCTGTTTTTTCGAAACTAATACTATTCTTTTGAAAATCAGGCAAATCTTCCGCTCTAAGACCTATCATCTGCTTTTATGATATAATAGTAGCAAGCAATCTAAATAAATACGAGGTAATGTCATGGCACAAACAGTTTACTTTGGAACCTATACTCGCAGAGATTCCAAGGGAATTTATAAGGCAGATTTTAATTCTAACAAAGGAACTTTAGAAAACTTGACCTTGTTTGCTGAAGAGCCCAGTCCGACCTACCTAGCCTTTGATAAGGCTGGACATCTCTATTCTGTCGGAGCAAAGGACGGACAGGGAGGTATTGCAGCCTTTGATCAAGCAGGTCAGCTCCTCAACCATGTTGTTGAAGAAGGGGCTCCGCTCTGCTATGTGGCAGTCGACGAGGATCGTGACTTAGTTTACGGTGCCAATTATCATAAAGGACAAGTCTTGGTTTACAGACGCCTAGCTAACGGCAGACTGGAACTAGCTGACTCAGCTACCCACCAAGGTCAAGGACCACATGCCAATCAGGCCTCTGCTCACGTCCACTATGCTGACCTAACACCAGATCAATACCTGATCACCTGCGACTTGGGAACTGATGAAGTAACTACTTATGATGTTGCTGAAGATGGAAAGATCGCTCCTCTGGATACCTACAAGTGTGCCGCTGGAGCTGGTGCCCGCCATATCGTTTTCCACCATCATTATAAAATCGCCTATTTAATCTGTGAGCTTAATTCTACTATTGAAGTCCTAATTTACGATGGAGTCGGCCATTTTGAATACCTGCAAACTGTCTCCACCTTGCCAGAGGACTTTGAAGGAGCCAATGGAACAGCTGCTATCCGCCTGTCTGCTGACGGCAAGTTCCTCTACGCTTCCAACCGCGGCCATGACTCTCTTGCTGTTTACAAAATCTTAGCTGATGGCAGTTTGGAGTTAATCCAGATTGCACCTACCAATGGCCAAAATCCACGAGATTTCAACATCACACCGGATCAAAATCATATCATCGCTGTCCATCAAGACTCAGACAATGCAACCAT encodes:
- the budA gene encoding acetolactate decarboxylase, with the translated sequence MAEPIKLFQYNTLGALMAGLYDGSMTVGELLQYGDLGLGTLDSIDGELIILDGKAYQAKGSGEVPEVVEVSPDMTVPYAAVVPHQAEVIFRQRFEMDDKELEKRIESYYDGENLFRSIKIHGDFAHMHVRMIPKSTTERKFAEVAVNQPEYRKENVTGTIVGIWTPEIFHGVSLAGYHLHFVSDDLTFGGHVMDFVIKEGVVELGAVDQLDQRFPVQDRKYLFAKFNMDEMKEDMEKSE
- a CDS encoding tetratricopeptide repeat protein — protein: MSKSEQMLAALQEQDLALADRYFEQALTTDSEEELLDLADYLESIGFFPQAKRIFEKLAPDYPASYISLAAIASDDGELEQAFAYLEEIQPDSDWYVAALLAKADLYQLEGLPDVAREKLAQAAELTDEPLITFGLAEIDLELGDFSQAIKEYSQLDNRSILEQTGVSTYQRIGVCYASLGKFAAAIEFLEKAVELEHDDAAVYELATILADQEEYQKANLYFKQLDTLSPDFEGYEYGYALSLHAEHRTAEALTLAQQGLAKNPFETRLLLLASQLSYELHDEKAAEHYLLQAQEDADDLEEIALRLTTLYLEQERYEDILEFAEQEVDNALTRWNLARAYQALENLEKAEELYNQLARELHDNPEFLEQYVYLLRELGRFEEAKRAAASYLRLVPDDASMQELYESL
- a CDS encoding AI-2E family transporter codes for the protein MEHKEKDFSLSWFFKWFLDNKAITVFLVTLLMGLNIFILSKISFIFSPVIEFLGVIMLPVILAGLLYYLLNPIVDWMEKHKINRLVAITIVFVLIAFLIIWGLAVAIPSLQHQVMAFVRNVPAYLKQADKFIDDVVTKYISADFKPQIEEYTSNLSSQITDWASNFSSRAVNWAGNLISTTSQIIVAIIIMPFILFYLLRDGKNLKGYVTQFLPTKFRESFGQVMTDINSQLANYVRGQVTVAIIVALMFIVFFKIIGLRYGVTLGVIAGVLNLVPYLGSFLAMLPALAIGLIAGGPVMLAKVIVVFIVEQTIEGRFVSPLVLGSQLSIHPITILFVLLTSGTMFGIWGVFLGIPAYASAKVAIAAIFKWYQKVSGLYEADFEQEGEISEQE
- a CDS encoding HAMP domain-containing sensor histidine kinase, translating into MKIVKKNFLLTSSIIFVVVTIVLASLYFAMPVYYQQVKSGEAQREFDQVSKQVKGKSSQEIGELLSDYSKKSNLIWFTLLAKDNTILYPSLEAGDESSLQLTIVPTIANSDYESKSLSESFRTSDGKEVVLRGEYSLQPVSDASRILLNLYPFVLLISLSLGGLAAYLYSRTSSQRIKAISKSTRQMTSLAPDVTCQVKGRDEIAELAQDINHLYANLLTSIEALRLENEKVAESEREKAEFLRMTSHELKTPITSMMGMVDGMIYGVGEFKDRDKYLQKCREILEEQSELVQSILAISKLEMKTETEQEVFSLKQVLEENLSTYRVLADVRHYHFQVELAEAKVKGNRTYLLKAIKNLLDNAFHYTVEGGQILLRLEERKLVIENEAERVLNKDQIQQIFQPFYRPDYSRNRKDGGTGLGLFIVQQILDKHGLRYQFEAVDGRKMRFSIFLPTVEK
- a CDS encoding response regulator transcription factor codes for the protein MHKILVVEDDTTINQVICEFLKESQYEVRPVFDGGDALQAFEEEPFDLVILDMMLPTKSGLEVLKEIRKTSQIPVMILTALDDEYTQLVSFNHLISDYVTKPFSPLILVKRIENILRRNTVASEIAVGDLTVSIDDCTVYWQGEKMPLTKKEYEILQTLAKRKGHLVTRDQLMTTIWGYSELDSRVLDNHIKNIRKKIPGVPLKTITGMGYQLGGEDK
- a CDS encoding ABC transporter permease → MEDIFVALNSILSHKMRSMLTMLGIIIGIGAIIAIFSIIEGNTENTKRQLIGGNNNTIKVVYDKKSAIDPTIPEKSQAQKPSYIPFMGEDVLSKIKEISGVKNALLTYGTDEKIYYLSQKSSGKIQAVSQTAADIKQQRLLEGEEFDSEAFKNQEQVTYLEKSLYDSLFPKGDGIGKYVEVLGNPFKVIGVFESTEQSGLTAGAEKVAYIPLQQWHRIFDTINVSPEVTVQTHKADDLKKVAKKVSDYLNQQMPPSDYMFGVLNLQEFERQLDNLNKSNFVLLAGIASISLLVGGIGVMNIMLVSVTERTREIGIKKALGARRKIILKQFLIEAVILTLMGGIIGVVAGIASGFAITQSLAYPYILSLFSVFVSLLFCCIIGVVFGLLPAVKASKLDPIEALRFE
- a CDS encoding ABC transporter ATP-binding protein; translated protein: MLKLKDIHKSYQQGSQEFPILKGIDLHVKEGDFLAIMGPSGSGKSTLMNIIGCLDKASSGTYHIEGTDVSELSDNQLSDLRNQKIGFVFQNFNLMPKLTACQNVELPLTYMKIPKKERRERALEMLRLVGLEERSDFKPMELSGGQKQRVAIARALVTNPSFILGDEPTGALDTKTSVQIMDLFKQFNDEGKTIVIITHEPEVAQLCKQTVILRDGNIESKAIG
- a CDS encoding efflux RND transporter periplasmic adaptor subunit, with product MFRRKKMNRKTILLGSTVILACAGLGGYLYFRQINQQQAMKMVDKTIDSLTVQEAVNNSKKTSLVLSGEVVANNSSKVKIDPSKGEVKEVFVKNGDTVTQGQPLFSYATEQQLTAQSAQYDAQSKANGITAAQNSAAIKWETYNRKLASLNSLKDKYNSSQDESLLEQIKSAEDELAQALSDAKTADSEVTTAQIEAEKAQVTAQTESDRMKYDTVTADTAGTITSMNEDLPNQSKAKKEEENFIEIMDKSKTLVKGTVSEFDREKLSVGQKVEVVDRKDPKKRWSGTVTQVGSLTAENTSNNNGGNKQQENPNQGKYPYTVELDQGGEMPLVGSHSYVNIVENAPEAGKVVVNKAYTFSKNGKTYVWKVEGKTLKMQEVKTKKVSDRLVEITEGLTMQDTISTPRAGMEEGMEVGQHVKA
- a CDS encoding lactonase family protein yields the protein MAQTVYFGTYTRRDSKGIYKADFNSNKGTLENLTLFAEEPSPTYLAFDKAGHLYSVGAKDGQGGIAAFDQAGQLLNHVVEEGAPLCYVAVDEDRDLVYGANYHKGQVLVYRRLANGRLELADSATHQGQGPHANQASAHVHYADLTPDQYLITCDLGTDEVTTYDVAEDGKIAPLDTYKCAAGAGARHIVFHHHYKIAYLICELNSTIEVLIYDGVGHFEYLQTVSTLPEDFEGANGTAAIRLSADGKFLYASNRGHDSLAVYKILADGSLELIQIAPTNGQNPRDFNITPDQNHIIAVHQDSDNATIFKRDAESGKLAEISHDFYVPEAVCVTFK